A stretch of the Comamonas testosteroni TK102 genome encodes the following:
- a CDS encoding JmjC domain-containing protein, with the protein MDINTPLTLLGGLTASQFMRKHWHKKPLLVRQAIPGFKAPIPRARLLAMAGEEGVESRLIQQLEGDNWKLSHGPLSRRSLPALTKPGWTVLVQGVDMHDAKAHELLQQFRFVPEARLDDLMISFATDQGGVGPHFDSYDVFLLQAHGKRRWRIGRQKDLSLQPGKPLKVLSHFEPEEEFVLEPGDMLYLPPKWAHDGVAEGECMTYSIGFRSPDRSELGRELLLRMSDEPDEPETPVIYRDPKQEAVSNPALIPEAMYDFAREALKKAMAEPLALERALGEYLSDPKPNVWFEHGDENGMFESVVLDRRTRMMYDAKHIFINGESYLAGGRDATLMRKLADTRALSRKDLATASDDALELLSSWFDAGWVRSGD; encoded by the coding sequence ATGGACATCAATACGCCGCTCACCCTGCTGGGTGGACTTACCGCTTCTCAATTCATGCGCAAGCACTGGCATAAAAAGCCTTTGCTGGTGCGCCAGGCCATTCCCGGCTTCAAGGCCCCGATTCCGCGTGCTCGCCTGCTGGCCATGGCGGGCGAAGAGGGCGTGGAGTCGCGCCTGATCCAGCAGCTGGAAGGCGACAACTGGAAGCTCAGTCACGGCCCGCTGTCCCGGCGCAGCCTGCCCGCATTGACCAAGCCGGGCTGGACGGTGCTGGTGCAGGGCGTGGACATGCATGACGCCAAGGCGCACGAGCTGCTGCAGCAATTCCGCTTTGTGCCCGAGGCGCGTCTCGATGATCTGATGATCAGCTTTGCCACCGATCAAGGCGGTGTGGGGCCCCACTTCGACAGCTATGACGTGTTCCTGCTACAGGCCCATGGCAAGCGCCGCTGGCGCATCGGCCGTCAGAAAGACCTGTCCCTGCAGCCGGGCAAGCCATTGAAAGTTCTCTCCCATTTCGAGCCCGAAGAGGAGTTCGTGCTGGAGCCGGGCGACATGCTTTATCTGCCGCCCAAATGGGCGCATGACGGTGTGGCCGAAGGCGAGTGCATGACCTATTCGATCGGTTTTCGCTCGCCCGATCGCAGTGAGCTGGGGCGCGAGCTGCTGCTGCGCATGTCGGATGAGCCCGACGAGCCCGAAACTCCGGTCATCTATCGCGACCCCAAGCAGGAGGCCGTGAGCAACCCGGCGCTGATTCCTGAAGCCATGTATGACTTTGCCCGCGAGGCACTGAAGAAGGCCATGGCCGAGCCGCTGGCGCTGGAACGCGCGCTGGGCGAGTATCTGAGCGACCCCAAGCCCAATGTCTGGTTCGAGCATGGCGATGAAAACGGCATGTTCGAAAGCGTGGTGCTGGATCGTCGCACGCGCATGATGTATGACGCCAAGCACATCTTCATCAATGGCGAGAGCTATCTGGCGGGCGGCCGTGACGCCACGCTGATGCGCAAGCTGGCTGACACCCGGGCGCTGTCGCGCAAGGATCTGGCAACAGCCAGCGATGATGCGCTGGAGTTGCTGTCATCGTGGTTCGATGCGGGCTGGGTTCGCTCAGGCGACTGA
- the bamC gene encoding outer membrane protein assembly factor BamC: protein MKQQTARLSLLSIALGLSACTTTFQETKIDYKSAGKNQAPSLEVPPDLTQLSQDSRYTVPGGVVSAAAMQANAQAAKPTDNNTAANKIGDVRIERDGAEHWLVVDRGADKLWEPTRDFWLENGFIYAMEDRQLGILETDWAENRAKLPQDIIRRSLGKVFDSLYSTSERDKFRTRLEREPDGKTRIYVTHRGMQEVYTSERKDNTIWQPRPRDPELETEFLRRIMVKLGVSEEQASAVAKADRSAATTSTSARMDTVNGVPTLQLEEGFERAWRRVGVALDRTGFTVEDRDRSRGLYYVRYVDPNAKQESKGFFSKIFSQGKEAAAPQKYQIQVKGDGNKSQVSVLNEQGQPDSSANGQRIVRIITDDLK, encoded by the coding sequence GTGAAACAACAAACAGCACGTTTGAGCCTGCTCAGCATCGCGCTGGGCCTGTCTGCCTGCACGACCACGTTCCAAGAGACCAAGATCGACTACAAGAGCGCGGGCAAGAATCAAGCTCCCTCTCTCGAAGTTCCTCCGGATCTGACGCAGCTGTCGCAAGACTCGCGCTATACCGTCCCTGGTGGCGTGGTATCCGCTGCTGCCATGCAGGCCAATGCCCAGGCAGCCAAGCCGACCGACAACAACACCGCGGCCAACAAGATTGGCGACGTCCGCATCGAGCGTGACGGCGCCGAGCACTGGCTGGTGGTGGATCGCGGAGCCGACAAGCTCTGGGAGCCGACTCGCGATTTCTGGCTGGAAAACGGCTTCATCTATGCGATGGAAGACCGCCAGCTGGGCATTCTCGAGACCGACTGGGCCGAAAACCGCGCCAAGCTGCCTCAGGACATCATCCGCAGAAGCCTGGGCAAGGTGTTCGACTCGCTCTACTCCACCAGCGAGCGCGACAAGTTCCGCACCCGCCTGGAGCGCGAACCCGATGGCAAGACCCGCATCTATGTCACCCACCGTGGCATGCAGGAGGTCTATACCAGCGAGCGCAAGGACAACACCATCTGGCAACCGCGTCCTCGCGACCCCGAGCTGGAGACCGAGTTCCTGCGCCGCATCATGGTCAAGCTGGGCGTGAGCGAAGAGCAGGCTTCTGCCGTCGCCAAGGCCGACAGGTCTGCGGCCACCACCTCGACCAGCGCACGCATGGACACCGTCAACGGTGTGCCCACACTGCAGCTGGAAGAAGGCTTTGAGCGCGCATGGCGCCGCGTTGGCGTGGCACTGGACCGCACCGGCTTCACCGTGGAAGACCGCGACCGCAGCCGTGGCCTCTACTATGTGCGCTACGTGGACCCCAATGCCAAGCAGGAGTCCAAGGGCTTCTTCAGCAAGATCTTCAGCCAGGGCAAGGAAGCCGCTGCGCCTCAGAAGTACCAGATCCAGGTCAAGGGCGATGGCAACAAGTCCCAGGTCAGCGTGCTCAATGAGCAGGGCCAGCCCGACAGCAGCGCCAACGGCCAGCGCATCGTGCGCATCATCACCGATGATCTGAAGTAA
- a CDS encoding AraC family transcriptional regulator gives MRPDIPANQVIEKMTEMQGAQAVGAWQHWMSTLYGLESDVYGDQHFSARLGTFELGPVGMTRIEASRHRVRRTSASMARHSTDFLKIVAPWHGEARVCQNGREAVARSGQWLIYDTTQEYEVLNPEWCEHLIITLPKSRFEDHGRAVDALMGRYVGGSEGVSRIALDMMRGTFAECRAMGQGLAQHVTDSLLQLIQLSLLDACGRAASLSASELLLGRIKAYVRQHLRDPALSVDAVAAALNCSKRHLYNAFADERLSISQHIWVERVALFQRELLSPANRHCTLTELALASGFASGAHLSRLFKQHTGQTPAQFRAGVQASSLLN, from the coding sequence ATGCGGCCAGACATTCCTGCCAACCAAGTGATCGAGAAGATGACCGAGATGCAAGGCGCTCAAGCCGTGGGTGCCTGGCAGCACTGGATGTCCACGCTCTATGGCCTGGAGAGCGATGTCTATGGCGACCAGCATTTCTCGGCGCGACTGGGCACCTTCGAGCTGGGGCCGGTGGGCATGACCCGAATCGAGGCCAGCCGCCATCGCGTGCGGCGCACTTCGGCCAGCATGGCACGCCACAGCACCGACTTTCTCAAGATCGTGGCCCCCTGGCATGGCGAGGCCCGCGTCTGCCAGAACGGGCGCGAAGCCGTGGCGCGCAGCGGCCAGTGGCTGATCTATGACACCACGCAGGAGTACGAGGTGCTCAACCCGGAGTGGTGCGAGCATCTGATCATCACCCTGCCCAAAAGCCGCTTCGAAGACCATGGCCGCGCCGTCGATGCCCTTATGGGGCGCTATGTGGGCGGCAGCGAAGGCGTGTCCCGCATTGCACTTGACATGATGCGCGGCACTTTTGCCGAATGCCGGGCCATGGGCCAGGGCCTGGCCCAGCATGTGACGGATTCGCTGCTGCAGCTGATCCAGCTGTCCCTGCTCGACGCCTGCGGCCGTGCGGCCTCGCTGAGCGCCAGCGAGCTGTTGCTGGGCCGCATCAAGGCCTATGTGCGCCAGCACCTGCGCGATCCGGCCCTGAGCGTCGATGCCGTGGCCGCAGCGCTCAACTGCAGCAAGCGACATCTCTACAACGCCTTTGCCGATGAGCGGCTGTCCATCAGCCAGCATATCTGGGTCGAGCGCGTGGCCCTGTTCCAGCGCGAACTGCTCAGTCCTGCCAATCGCCATTGCACCTTGACGGAGCTGGCGCTGGCCAGCGGCTTTGCCAGCGGCGCGCATCTGAGCCGCCTGTTCAAGCAGCACACGGGGCAGACGCCTGCGCAGTTCAGGGCCGGCGTACAGGCATCGAGTCTGTTGAATTGA
- a CDS encoding aldehyde dehydrogenase — MIEQSMLIGGQTAQASNGATFERKNPLDGSVATRAPAATKADAVRAVQAAEAAFPAWAALGPTERRLMLMKASQALEAKAEAFAAAMAAETGASGIWAGFNVHLAANMFLEAASLTTQINGQLIPSDIPGSLAMAVRQPAGVVLGIAPWNAPIILAVRAIATPLACGNTVVLKGSELCPATHGLIIEALQEGGLPPGVVNFVTNAPEDAGAVVEAMVAHPAVRRVNFTGSTRVGRIIGQTCAKYLKPVILELGGKAPFLVLDDADIDAAVAGCTFGAFANSGQICMSTERIIVDEAVAEEFIAKLVGRAKTLPLGDPRQGPVVLGSVVDMNTVHRVNELIDDAVSRGARILCGGKANDTLMAATLIDGVTPEMRIFREETFAPVKAIVRVHGEEQAIAMANDNEFGLSSAVYTRDTARGWRVAGRIEAGICHVNGPTVHDEAQMPFGGVKNSGYGHFGGQAGIDAFTDTRWITMQTSPRHYPF; from the coding sequence ATGATTGAACAAAGCATGCTCATCGGCGGCCAGACCGCCCAGGCCAGCAACGGCGCCACTTTCGAGCGCAAAAACCCTCTGGACGGCTCGGTCGCCACGCGCGCTCCGGCCGCCACCAAGGCCGATGCCGTGCGTGCCGTGCAAGCCGCCGAGGCAGCCTTTCCCGCCTGGGCGGCCCTGGGCCCCACCGAGCGCCGACTGATGCTGATGAAGGCCTCTCAGGCCCTGGAAGCCAAGGCCGAGGCCTTTGCCGCAGCCATGGCGGCCGAAACCGGTGCCTCGGGCATCTGGGCCGGCTTCAATGTGCATCTGGCCGCCAATATGTTTCTCGAAGCCGCATCGCTGACCACCCAGATCAACGGCCAGCTGATTCCTTCCGACATTCCCGGCAGCCTGGCCATGGCCGTGCGCCAGCCTGCCGGCGTGGTGCTGGGCATCGCCCCCTGGAATGCCCCCATCATCCTGGCCGTGCGTGCCATCGCCACGCCCCTGGCCTGCGGCAATACCGTGGTTCTCAAGGGCTCGGAACTGTGCCCCGCCACCCATGGTCTGATCATCGAAGCCCTGCAGGAAGGCGGCCTGCCGCCTGGTGTGGTGAACTTCGTGACGAATGCGCCCGAAGACGCCGGGGCCGTGGTCGAGGCCATGGTGGCCCACCCTGCCGTGCGCCGTGTGAATTTCACCGGCTCCACGCGCGTAGGCCGCATCATCGGCCAGACCTGCGCCAAATACCTCAAGCCCGTCATCCTGGAACTGGGCGGCAAGGCCCCGTTCCTGGTGCTGGACGATGCCGACATCGACGCCGCCGTGGCCGGCTGCACCTTCGGCGCCTTTGCCAACTCGGGCCAGATCTGCATGTCCACCGAGCGCATCATCGTGGACGAGGCCGTGGCCGAGGAATTCATCGCCAAGCTGGTGGGCCGCGCCAAGACCCTGCCTCTGGGCGACCCGCGCCAGGGACCGGTGGTGCTGGGCTCCGTCGTGGACATGAACACCGTGCACCGCGTCAACGAACTCATCGACGATGCCGTGAGCAGGGGCGCCAGGATTCTGTGCGGAGGCAAGGCCAACGACACCCTGATGGCGGCCACGCTGATCGACGGCGTGACCCCCGAGATGCGCATCTTCCGCGAAGAGACCTTTGCCCCGGTGAAGGCCATCGTGCGCGTGCATGGCGAAGAGCAGGCCATCGCCATGGCCAACGACAACGAGTTCGGCCTGTCCTCCGCCGTCTACACCAGGGACACGGCCCGCGGCTGGCGCGTGGCCGGTCGCATCGAGGCGGGCATCTGCCATGTCAACGGTCCCACGGTGCACGATGAAGCACAAATGCCTTTCGGCGGCGTGAAGAACTCGGGCTACGGTCACTTCGGCGGCCAGGCCGGCATCGATGCCTTCACCGATACCCGCTGGATCACCATGCAGACCAGCCCACGTCACTACCCCTTCTGA
- a CDS encoding helix-turn-helix domain-containing protein, producing the protein MTAPMVLSTDGLPEKETAAAWQGWMAQLFSGLDTDLYGDTCFDGHLSVAYAGDVMLTKLEAGRHRVIRGSHRQRDSEAAYLKIVAPWSGHAEVEQCGSRTRVGNGSWAIYDTSQPYVVDNPLRTEHLIMMVPKQSIAERGLRLENLMGLSVGGSTGMARIALQTMRSTYQELDNMTAPLARRAGELLVDMVHLSLQALGGQATAVTQKQALYERICDHVASHVRDPGLSVDQVAQALNCSRRHLHNAFAGREQSLGAFIQQSRLELCMRELHSAALAHRTITEIAMGCGFGNSAHFSRAFKAYTGMSPSEFRALGH; encoded by the coding sequence ATGACCGCGCCCATGGTACTGAGTACCGATGGTCTTCCCGAGAAGGAAACTGCAGCTGCCTGGCAAGGCTGGATGGCGCAGCTGTTTTCGGGGCTGGACACGGATCTCTATGGCGACACCTGTTTTGACGGGCATCTGAGCGTGGCGTACGCAGGCGATGTCATGCTCACCAAGCTGGAGGCCGGACGTCATCGCGTCATACGCGGCAGCCACCGCCAGCGCGACAGCGAAGCCGCCTATCTCAAGATCGTCGCACCCTGGAGCGGTCACGCCGAGGTGGAGCAATGCGGCAGCCGGACCCGGGTGGGCAACGGCAGCTGGGCCATCTATGACACCTCGCAGCCCTATGTGGTGGACAACCCTCTGCGCACCGAGCACCTGATCATGATGGTGCCCAAGCAGAGCATTGCCGAGCGAGGTCTGCGCCTGGAAAACCTCATGGGGCTATCCGTGGGAGGCAGCACCGGCATGGCGCGCATTGCGCTGCAGACCATGCGCAGCACCTATCAGGAGCTCGATAATATGACGGCGCCGCTGGCGCGCCGCGCCGGGGAGCTGCTGGTGGACATGGTGCACCTGTCCTTGCAGGCACTTGGCGGGCAGGCCACGGCGGTGACGCAGAAGCAGGCCTTGTACGAGCGCATCTGCGACCATGTGGCCAGCCATGTGCGCGATCCAGGGCTGTCGGTCGACCAGGTGGCCCAGGCGCTCAACTGCAGCCGCCGTCATCTGCACAATGCCTTTGCGGGGCGTGAACAGTCGCTGGGCGCTTTCATCCAGCAAAGCCGGCTGGAGCTTTGCATGCGGGAGCTGCATTCCGCAGCGCTTGCGCATCGCACCATCACCGAGATCGCCATGGGCTGCGGTTTTGGCAACAGCGCTCACTTCAGCCGGGCCTTCAAGGCCTACACCGGCATGTCGCCTTCCGAGTTCAGAGCGCTCGGTCATTGA
- a CDS encoding branched-chain amino acid ABC transporter permease, translated as MNQHRKEILIWAVSAVALLGLALLPRWLTDEYYLSLMISILMYCVLATAWALFSGPTRYISLATVAFFGMGAYVTAVFGESLPWAAVLGIAAGVGLVMALIVGLSTLRLSGVYFVIFSFGLAELVKQLVTWWEVNITKDLGRYVFVEITQLDIYWQLLAMLALVLALRALINRSRLGLALRVIGEDETVATHVGINTTTAKLLLFAVSAVFITVTGAIMAPRWTYIDPSIAFAPAVSFQTLIMALLGGAGALFGPILGAVPLVLLFEYLAANFPNHFSILLGLVFIVIVYFIPQGLSGVLAKLFHKKGGQP; from the coding sequence ATGAATCAGCATCGCAAGGAAATCCTGATCTGGGCCGTCAGCGCCGTCGCCCTGCTGGGCCTGGCCCTGCTGCCACGCTGGCTGACGGACGAGTACTACCTCTCGCTCATGATCAGCATCCTGATGTACTGCGTGCTGGCCACGGCCTGGGCGCTGTTCTCGGGACCGACGCGCTATATCTCGCTGGCCACCGTCGCCTTCTTCGGCATGGGCGCCTATGTCACCGCCGTGTTCGGCGAGTCCCTGCCCTGGGCCGCCGTACTGGGGATTGCGGCCGGCGTGGGTCTGGTCATGGCCTTGATCGTGGGGCTGTCCACGCTGCGGCTGTCGGGCGTGTACTTTGTGATCTTCAGCTTCGGCCTGGCCGAGCTGGTCAAGCAGCTCGTCACCTGGTGGGAAGTCAACATCACCAAGGATCTGGGCCGCTATGTTTTCGTGGAGATCACCCAGCTCGATATCTACTGGCAACTGCTGGCCATGCTGGCCCTGGTGCTGGCGCTGCGTGCCCTCATCAACCGCTCGCGCCTGGGTCTGGCGCTGCGCGTGATCGGCGAGGACGAGACCGTGGCCACCCATGTGGGCATCAACACCACCACGGCCAAGCTGCTGCTGTTCGCCGTCAGCGCCGTGTTCATCACCGTCACCGGCGCCATCATGGCTCCGCGCTGGACCTATATCGACCCCAGCATTGCCTTTGCTCCAGCCGTCTCGTTCCAGACCCTGATCATGGCCTTGCTCGGCGGTGCCGGCGCGCTGTTCGGCCCGATTCTGGGGGCCGTGCCGCTGGTGCTGCTGTTCGAGTACCTGGCTGCCAACTTCCCCAACCATTTCTCGATTCTGCTGGGCCTGGTGTTCATCGTGATCGTGTACTTCATTCCCCAGGGCCTGTCTGGTGTGCTGGCCAAGTTGTTCCACAAAAAGGGAGGCCAGCCATGA
- a CDS encoding amino acid ABC transporter substrate-binding protein translates to MTFADKRFVLKSLAAAAALAGLCGQALAQEAPQSIRIGWAIAKTGVNAGGTSVTTAPNYKLWVKEINDAGGIMLKAYNKRVPIEVIEYDDRSSTEEAVRATERLITQDKVDFVLPPWGTGSNLAVGPTYEKHKYPLLAATSVTDKAPDLAKRWKHAFFFLGTGGEYAEGLVAMLEKAKKDGKINHKIAMINIADGFGVELANATRKAAKQHGFELVYDKSYPIGTQDMTPIINEAKGKGADTFVAYSYPPDTMLINEQARTLGLAPKVLFTGVGTQFPMFKGKFGAAAEGVMAPGGIDAGNPQMQAYLKRFKEVTGQESDRFASPIVYTSLQMLQQAIERVGKIDRAAVTQELKSGSFETVLGPVKLEGQMLTKLWHVGQWQNGEFNAIAPTTRAGVKPAVIPRSSP, encoded by the coding sequence ATGACATTCGCCGACAAGCGTTTTGTTCTCAAGAGCCTGGCCGCAGCCGCAGCCCTGGCGGGCCTGTGCGGCCAGGCCCTGGCCCAGGAAGCGCCCCAATCCATCCGCATCGGCTGGGCCATTGCCAAGACGGGCGTCAACGCGGGCGGCACCTCCGTGACCACGGCGCCCAACTACAAGCTCTGGGTCAAGGAGATCAACGACGCCGGCGGCATCATGCTCAAGGCCTACAACAAGCGCGTGCCCATCGAGGTCATCGAATACGACGACCGCTCCAGCACCGAGGAGGCCGTGCGCGCCACCGAGCGCCTGATCACCCAGGACAAGGTCGACTTCGTGCTGCCGCCCTGGGGCACGGGCTCCAATCTGGCTGTGGGGCCGACCTACGAAAAGCACAAATACCCGCTGCTGGCCGCCACCTCGGTGACCGACAAGGCCCCCGATCTGGCCAAGCGCTGGAAACATGCCTTCTTCTTCCTGGGCACGGGCGGCGAATATGCCGAGGGCCTGGTCGCCATGCTGGAAAAGGCCAAGAAGGACGGTAAGATCAACCACAAGATCGCCATGATCAACATCGCCGACGGCTTTGGCGTCGAGTTGGCCAACGCCACGCGCAAGGCTGCCAAGCAGCATGGCTTCGAGCTGGTCTACGACAAGAGCTATCCGATCGGCACGCAGGACATGACGCCCATCATCAACGAAGCCAAGGGCAAGGGTGCCGACACCTTCGTGGCCTACTCCTACCCGCCCGACACCATGCTGATCAACGAACAGGCCAGGACGCTGGGCCTGGCTCCCAAGGTGCTGTTCACCGGCGTGGGCACGCAGTTCCCCATGTTCAAGGGCAAGTTCGGCGCAGCGGCCGAAGGCGTGATGGCGCCGGGCGGCATCGATGCCGGCAACCCGCAGATGCAGGCCTATCTGAAGCGCTTCAAGGAGGTGACTGGCCAGGAATCGGACCGCTTTGCCAGCCCCATCGTCTACACCTCGCTGCAGATGCTGCAGCAGGCCATCGAGCGCGTGGGCAAGATCGATCGCGCCGCCGTGACCCAGGAGCTCAAGAGCGGCAGCTTCGAGACCGTGCTCGGCCCCGTCAAGCTTGAAGGCCAGATGCTGACCAAGCTCTGGCATGTGGGCCAGTGGCAGAACGGCGAATTCAATGCGATTGCGCCAACTACACGGGCGGGGGTCAAGCCTGCGGTGATCCCCCGTAGCTCCCCCTGA
- the dapA gene encoding 4-hydroxy-tetrahydrodipicolinate synthase, translated as MTSPSVALTGSIVALITPMLEDGSVDYPSLRKLIDWHVAEGTNCIGVVGTTGESPTVNVEEHCEIIRVAVEQAAGRVSIMAGCGANSTHEAIELARYAKKVGADSQLQVVPYYNKPTQEGQYQHFKAIAEATGDLPVVLYNVPGRSVADMQHDTVLRLARIPGIIGIKEATGNIERAQWLIRDVPAGFGVYSGDDPTAVALMLCGGHGNISVTANVAPRLMSELCKAAMAGDTKRAMEIQFKLMPLHKSLFVEANPIPVKWAAARMGLCGPAMRLPMTQLSEQCEAVVEDALRKVGVL; from the coding sequence ATGACATCACCCTCCGTTGCTCTCACTGGCAGCATTGTTGCCCTCATTACGCCCATGCTCGAAGACGGTAGCGTCGACTACCCGTCGCTGCGCAAACTCATCGACTGGCATGTGGCCGAAGGCACCAACTGCATCGGTGTGGTCGGCACCACCGGTGAATCGCCCACCGTGAATGTCGAGGAGCACTGCGAAATCATCCGCGTCGCCGTGGAACAGGCCGCTGGCCGTGTCTCCATCATGGCTGGCTGCGGCGCCAACAGCACGCACGAAGCCATCGAGCTGGCCAGGTACGCCAAGAAGGTGGGTGCAGACAGCCAGCTGCAGGTCGTTCCCTACTACAACAAGCCCACGCAGGAAGGCCAGTACCAGCACTTCAAGGCCATCGCCGAAGCCACTGGCGACCTGCCCGTGGTTCTGTACAACGTGCCCGGTCGCTCGGTCGCCGACATGCAGCATGACACCGTGCTGCGTCTGGCCCGGATCCCCGGCATCATCGGCATCAAGGAAGCCACCGGCAACATCGAGCGTGCACAGTGGCTGATCCGCGATGTGCCCGCCGGCTTCGGCGTCTACTCCGGTGACGACCCCACCGCCGTGGCACTGATGCTGTGCGGCGGCCACGGCAATATCAGCGTGACGGCCAACGTCGCCCCCCGTCTGATGAGCGAGCTGTGCAAGGCCGCCATGGCCGGCGATACCAAGCGCGCCATGGAAATCCAGTTCAAGCTCATGCCCCTGCACAAGAGCCTGTTTGTGGAAGCCAATCCCATTCCCGTGAAATGGGCAGCCGCCCGCATGGGTTTGTGCGGCCCCGCCATGCGCCTGCCCATGACGCAGCTGAGCGAGCAATGCGAAGCAGTTGTTGAGGATGCTCTGCGTAAAGTTGGCGTACTCTGA
- a CDS encoding branched-chain amino acid ABC transporter permease, whose product MNLIDILLAGAMLGGLYGLVAMGLTLQYGVARIMNLSYGEFLIAPAFLAFFAVSSWGISPLLLVLLVVPLGFAIQWLIYQLLLTPLVRRARGGPALEVDSILATFGMLFVVQGVMLVMFGGDYHSYSYLSEPVEILGSKVAANRLLVLGFAIVLGGGLYLLLTRTRAGAVVRAVSVAPQFAHLVGINVRSTAALAYGLGGALVAICGVLVSMFLPFSAGMGTMFAMKALIVVIMGGVGNLMGCLVAGMLLGFAETLVASFVDPGLTLAVNYAVFLLVLLFKPTGLFGRAAR is encoded by the coding sequence ATGAATTTAATAGACATCCTTCTCGCTGGCGCCATGCTGGGCGGGCTCTACGGCCTGGTGGCCATGGGGCTGACGCTGCAGTATGGCGTGGCGCGCATCATGAATCTCTCGTATGGGGAGTTTCTGATTGCGCCGGCCTTTCTGGCCTTTTTTGCGGTGAGCAGCTGGGGTATTTCACCGCTGCTTCTGGTGCTGCTGGTGGTGCCGCTGGGCTTTGCCATCCAGTGGCTGATCTATCAGCTGCTGCTGACCCCGCTGGTGCGTCGCGCCAGGGGCGGACCGGCGCTGGAGGTGGATTCGATTCTGGCCACCTTCGGCATGCTGTTCGTCGTGCAGGGCGTCATGCTGGTGATGTTCGGCGGCGACTATCACAGCTACAGCTATCTGTCCGAACCCGTGGAGATTCTGGGCAGCAAGGTTGCGGCCAACCGTCTGCTGGTGCTGGGCTTTGCGATCGTGCTGGGCGGCGGCCTGTACCTGCTTCTGACGCGCACCCGCGCCGGCGCCGTGGTACGCGCCGTGTCCGTGGCACCGCAGTTCGCCCATCTGGTCGGCATCAATGTGCGCAGCACGGCGGCCCTGGCCTATGGTCTGGGCGGCGCACTGGTGGCGATCTGCGGCGTGCTGGTCAGCATGTTTCTGCCCTTCTCGGCCGGCATGGGCACCATGTTTGCCATGAAGGCGCTGATCGTCGTCATCATGGGCGGCGTGGGCAATCTCATGGGTTGCCTGGTCGCCGGCATGCTGCTGGGCTTTGCCGAAACGCTGGTGGCCTCCTTTGTCGACCCCGGCCTGACGCTGGCCGTCAATTACGCGGTGTTCCTGCTGGTGCTGCTGTTCAAGCCCACAGGCTTGTTCGGGAGGGCCGCACGATGA
- a CDS encoding ABC transporter ATP-binding protein, producing MKTATLLSVRGATKRFGGLVAVNELSFDVYPGEVVGLLGPNGSGKTTAMNLISGALPANGGEIVFNGKPIQQLKSHQIARLGVARTFQLVKVLGSMSCIDNVIAGMAFKLRPLFGKPAAARALQLLNQVGLAEVANTPAGDLTYINQKRLELARALALEPQILLLDEWLAGLNPTELQQGIALIRQLQATGLTILMVEHVMDAVHALCSRCVVMNAGTKIADGPTAQVLKEPEVVRAYLGEEASADEDRSAEASHA from the coding sequence ATGAAGACCGCCACCCTGCTTTCCGTGCGCGGCGCCACCAAGCGCTTCGGCGGCCTGGTGGCCGTCAACGAACTGAGCTTTGACGTCTACCCGGGCGAGGTCGTGGGCCTGCTCGGCCCCAATGGCTCGGGCAAGACCACGGCCATGAATCTGATCTCGGGCGCCCTGCCCGCCAACGGCGGCGAGATCGTATTCAACGGCAAGCCCATCCAGCAGCTCAAAAGCCACCAGATCGCCCGCCTGGGCGTGGCGCGCACCTTCCAGCTGGTCAAGGTGCTGGGCTCCATGAGCTGCATCGACAACGTCATTGCCGGCATGGCCTTCAAGCTCCGACCATTGTTCGGCAAACCTGCCGCTGCGCGTGCCCTGCAACTGCTGAATCAGGTGGGTCTGGCCGAAGTTGCGAATACTCCCGCAGGCGACCTCACCTATATCAACCAGAAGCGCCTGGAGCTGGCCCGCGCACTGGCGCTGGAGCCGCAGATCCTGCTGCTCGACGAATGGCTGGCCGGACTCAACCCCACGGAGCTGCAGCAGGGCATTGCACTGATCCGGCAGCTGCAGGCCACGGGGCTGACGATTCTCATGGTTGAACATGTGATGGACGCCGTGCACGCGCTGTGCAGCCGCTGCGTGGTGATGAACGCGGGCACAAAAATAGCCGACGGTCCCACGGCCCAGGTGCTCAAAGAGCCCGAGGTGGTGCGTGCCTATCTGGGGGAAGAAGCGAGTGCAGATGAAGACCGGTCAGCGGAGGCCAGCCATGCTTGA